The Vigna unguiculata cultivar IT97K-499-35 chromosome 6, ASM411807v1, whole genome shotgun sequence genome contains a region encoding:
- the LOC114188471 gene encoding uncharacterized protein LOC114188471 → MELSQDTIIEAKEELLVSPLSGENPIRRTAYFIKPCGVQRLTRLCFLGEKPFSRPLVSDEEKEVEQELITVFRMFFKSKAKRADHNPWMKYFMSNESNLEHEAFLCSWLSRFVFPGRSYKSILKSVFPIAIQLARGTKLALAPAVLANIYRDLRLLNEKVRMVTIVELEVTLLAPFQLVQVWALERFPSLQPCPRVVEQGQLLMAKWHTVKMVKHDNLKLILDSSRAGNDFIWCPFVNSPPLQLYNENDKSGCQA, encoded by the exons ATGGAGCTATCACAGGACACTATTATCGAAGCAAAGGAAGAACTCCTGGTTTCACCATTATCTGGTGAAAACCCAATTCGCAGAACTGCTTATTTTATCAAACCCT GTGGTGTTCAAAGACTAACACGTTTGTGTTTTCTTGGGGAGAAGCCTTTCTCTAGACCTCTTGTGAGTGATGAGGAAAAGGAAGTAGAACAAGAGTTGATTACTGTGTTTAGGATGTTTTTCAAATCGAAGGCCAAAAGGGCAGATCATAATCCATGGATGAAGTATTTCATGAGTAATGAAAGCAATTTGGAACATGAGGCATTCTTGTGTTCCTGGTTGTCGAGGTTTGTTTTCCCTGGTAGATCATATAAATCCATTCTGAAAAGTGTTTTTCCTATTGCCATACAGTTAGCAAGAGGGACTAAACTAGCTCTTGCACCTGCTGTCTTAGCCAACATTTACAGGGATTTGAGGTTGCTGAATGAAAAAGTCAGAATGGTCACAATAGTGGAGTTAGAAGTTACATTGTTGGCTCCTTTTCAGTTGGTCCAAGTTTGGGCATTGGAGAGATTTCCCTCGTTGCAGCCGTGTCCTCGAGTAGTTGAGCAAGGCCAACTCTTGATGGCTAAATGGCACACAGTGAAAATGGTTAAACATGACaacttgaaattgattttggactCTTCAAGAGCTGGAAATGACTTTATTTGGTGTCCATTTGTGAATTCTCCTCCTCTTCAGCTTTACAATGAAAATGACAAGAGTGGTTGCCAAGCTTAA